The sequence GGAAAAGCTTATATAATGCAAAACTAGCCAAAGAACTCCATGGAATTTCATCACTCTCATCAACAGTAGTGTCCATAGGTGTTCCACCTTCTTCATTATTATCATCCTTCGATACGCTCGATGAATCTGTTGATTGATTTAGTCCATCTGATTCAGCATCAATACGTGCTTTAAGAGATGCTGCTGTCATTTTTTCAAGTAATAAAGCTTTCAATGCATTTTCCGCGGCATTTTGTCGAGCAAGTGGCTTAGACAATCCTTGTCCAACATAGGTTTTTCCGTCAAGctgttatcaataatatcaAGTTAATAATCAGTTAATTATACTTCATACTAGAGAAGAGGtagaattgtatttattaaaataaattttaacataataaattttaaaacactgatagcgttattaacacattcacgacCGAAAAATCTTTTGCTTTTCTAATTCTCATTgctagagaaaatgaaaaaaatcttaAGCTAATTGCGGAAAATCTCTAACGTTAAAACAGagacaaaaattcgaaaatttgttttgaaatattagtcttgCGACGATCTGTTATTTAAAAGTTATTATGTTTGAAAAGACGTGAATTCACGCCAGTGattgcgaatgtgttaatatacaaataggaatacaatattttaagtaCCTCTGCATGAACAAGATAAAGTGAATTCGGCATTCCCTGAGTTTCAGGAAATGTAAACTGTACCCcagctttcatttcatttagtaCCATAATTGCATTTTTTGGTTGCAACGTTTTCCTTAAACGTTGATTCAAACGAAGTCGCTTGAGTCGTTTATTTACTCTAACTAAATTGATAAAGTTCATTTAGTACATAAAAGTAAAAGATGTATAAAAaccttatattttttttaaaaagtatcaGTAAATTAATGttcacaaattattaaaaatgctatAGCTCAACAAAATATTGGAGCATTAAgcaattctaattttcaaatttgcGCAGTGAATTGTCATCAGCATAACAAATTAATACAATTGAATGCAAAAAAATTTGAAGTTCCACAATTAaacgtatttttaataattaacttatatttacttcaattgtaaatatacttttttgatatttaaaaaaaattcaaaatacagaatattttattatctcttagtgtaatagaataataacataattgaGAGTACTTACACCCAGGTAATTTGCGTCTCCATCTTGGTTGTTGTTCTTGCATTTCAGCATCAGTATTCTCAGATGCTTGACTCTCACTCTTTGTTTCAGACGCATTATTTGTTAATGGTGCCGTAGGACTAGAATTAGATGTTGGAGGTATTGGAGTAGGTATTGGTGGTTGAGAAGATGGAACAGGATTACTTTGCACAGCTGGTGTAGCCTGCTGCTGTGTATGGgatatttgtttcaaaattggCTTCAATCGTTGAAGTAGGGCTGGAGATTGAAGTTGTGTTGGAGTCTGAGACTGTGATTGTTGTTGATGTTGTTGAGATTGTGGTTGTGGAACTGGTTGAGGTTGAGGTTGAGATTGAGGTTGCGATTGAATTTGAGATGAACTTGTAATAGGCTGTTGTGGTTGTTTTATTTGTTGCTGTGGCGGTGGTGGAGgtggttgttgttgctgctgctgctgctgctgctgctgttgttgttgctgttgcggTTGGGATTTCCCTTGTTGTAAATTTCTTGATGGaatttgttgttgttgttgttg comes from Nomia melanderi isolate GNS246 chromosome 7, iyNomMela1, whole genome shotgun sequence and encodes:
- the LOC116433082 gene encoding uncharacterized protein LOC116433082, with the translated sequence MYTRSRQSQGYANARNQNNPTLNYQGQNAYNQGGFQGSQPASNQQSNYKQGSAQNVQAFKQQQQQQIPSRNLQQGKSQPQQQQQQQQQQQQQQQQPPPPPPQQQIKQPQQPITSSSQIQSQPQSQPQPQPVPQPQSQQHQQQSQSQTPTQLQSPALLQRLKPILKQISHTQQQATPAVQSNPVPSSQPPIPTPIPPTSNSSPTAPLTNNASETKSESQASENTDAEMQEQQPRWRRKLPGFRVNKRLKRLRLNQRLRKTLQPKNAIMVLNEMKAGVQFTFPETQGMPNSLYLVHAELDGKTYVGQGLSKPLARQNAAENALKALLLEKMTAASLKARIDAESDGLNQSTDSSSVSKDDNNEEGGTPMDTTVDESDEIPWSSLASFALYKLFLEWHNQGTSVPVSRPGLPSPVKGVKKEIAHVPKTPVQKELPPNATNIHPVMLLNQMRPGLTYVELNRVGNPPNTMFTLAVEIDGIEYTGTAKNKKDAKKIAAKAALLALYGLSYPDETKSVLQDITMA